The Vespula vulgaris chromosome 2, iyVesVulg1.1, whole genome shotgun sequence genome has a segment encoding these proteins:
- the LOC127073024 gene encoding heterogeneous nuclear ribonucleoprotein 27C-like isoform X1 → MRVKTEMDDDEKGKLFVGGLSWETTQENLQRYFGRYGEVIDCVVMKNSESGRSRGFGFVTFSDPANVPLVLQNGPHQLDGRTIDPKPCNPRTLQKPKRSGGFPKVFLGGLPSNVTETDLRSFFTRFGKVMEVVIMYDQEKKKSRGFGFLSFEDEDAVDRCVAEHFVSLNGKQVEIKRAEPRDSSSKMNDSHQGQWGPPQQGGPPMGMAGNMGPMGGPNGQMGGPMMGGPMGPPGNMMQQYQGWGTSPQTGGYAGYSTQYNTQGWGAPPGPPQQQQIPPPPPHQWGSSYNVQPAAATQGYGSYGGPAAAASGGYGPTAGTGGAAGGGPGGSWNSWNMPQNGPPPGTQPPPQPPQPNSSQPNSNSNPSGPQGDMYSRQTTGSGAPGTSSSSAKTPDYSGYSAYGNYADTTYPQQRSYTGGESNQDTSPIPKFKNTETGSPTFIPNGDAAPGPQRFSLTQHTNYHPYRR, encoded by the exons ATGAGAGTGAAGACCGAAatggacgacgacgaaaaggg AAAACTGTTTGTTGGAGGATTGTCTTGGGAGACAACGCAAGAAAATCTGCAACGTTACTTCGGTCGTTATGGCGAAGTAATTGATTGTGTTGTTATGAAAAATAGTGAATCTGGACGAAGCCGTGGATTTGGATTCGTTACATTTAGCGATCCTGCTAATGTTCCTTTGGTTCTTCAAAATGGACCACATCAACTTGATGGACGTACG ATTGATCCAAAGCCATGTAATCCACGTACCTTACAAAAACCAAAACGCAGTGGTGGTTTTCCAAAAGTTTTTCTTGGCGGCCTTCCAAGTAACGTGACAGAAACTGATCTTAGGTCCTTCTTTACTCGATTTGGGAAGGTTATGGAAGTTGTCATTATGTatgatcaagaaaaaaagaaatcgagag GATTTGGCTTTCTCAGTTTTGAGGATGAAGATGCTGTGGACCGATGCGTTGCGGAGCATTTTGTCAGCTTAAATGGAAAACAG GTTGAAATTAAACGTGCTGAACCACGAGATTCTTCAAGTAAAATGAATGATAGTCATCAAGGTCAGTGGGGTCCGCCTCAACAAGGTGGGCCACCAATGGGTATGGCTGGGAATATGGGACCTATGGGTGGTCCAAATGGTCAGATGGGTGGACCTATGATGGGTGGTCCTATGGGACCTCCTGGAAATATGATGCAACAATATCAAGGTTGGGGTACAAGTCCTCAGACTGGTGGATATGCTGGATATAGTACTCAGTATAATACTCAAGGATGGGGTGCACCACCAGGACCACCTCAACAACAGCAAATcccaccaccgccaccgcaTCAATGGGGTAGCAGTTATAATGTCCAGCCTGCAGCAGCAACTCAAGGTTATGGAAGTTATG GTGGGCCGGCGGCGGCCGCTTCAGGGGGCTACGGGCCCACGGCGGGTACTGGCGGGGCTGCGGGGGGCGGGCCCGGGGGTTCTTGGAACTCCTGGAACATGCCACAGAATGGGCCCCCTCCTGGGACCCAGCCACCACCCCAGCCCCCTCAACCCAACTCCTCGCAGCCCAACTCCAACTCGAACCCCTCTGGCCCGCAGG GTGATATGTATTCACGACAAACTACCGGCTCAGGTGCACCTGGAACTAGTAGCAGTTCGGCTAAAACACCGGATTACAGTGGCTATTCCGCATATGGTAATTATGCTGATACCACTTATCCTCAACAACGTTCATATACGGGAGGAGAAAGCAACCAAG
- the LOC127073024 gene encoding heterogeneous nuclear ribonucleoprotein 27C-like isoform X4, with protein MRVKTEMDDDEKGKLFVGGLSWETTQENLQRYFGRYGEVIDCVVMKNSESGRSRGFGFVTFSDPANVPLVLQNGPHQLDGRTIDPKPCNPRTLQKPKRSGGFPKVFLGGLPSNVTETDLRSFFTRFGKVMEVVIMYDQEKKKSRGFGFLSFEDEDAVDRCVAEHFVSLNGKQVEIKRAEPRDSSSKMNDSHQGQWGPPQQGGPPMGMAGNMGPMGGPNGQMGGPMMGGPMGPPGNMMQQYQGWGTSPQTGGYAGYSTQYNTQGWGAPPGPPQQQQIPPPPPHQWGSSYNVQPAAATQGYGSYGGPAAAASGGYGPTAGTGGAAGGGPGGSWNSWNMPQNGPPPGTQPPPQPPQPNSSQPNSNSNPSGPQGDMYSRQTTGSGAPGTSSSSAKTPDYSGYSAYGNYADTTYPQQRSYTGGESNQGSKYHEDLRPKKPRT; from the exons ATGAGAGTGAAGACCGAAatggacgacgacgaaaaggg AAAACTGTTTGTTGGAGGATTGTCTTGGGAGACAACGCAAGAAAATCTGCAACGTTACTTCGGTCGTTATGGCGAAGTAATTGATTGTGTTGTTATGAAAAATAGTGAATCTGGACGAAGCCGTGGATTTGGATTCGTTACATTTAGCGATCCTGCTAATGTTCCTTTGGTTCTTCAAAATGGACCACATCAACTTGATGGACGTACG ATTGATCCAAAGCCATGTAATCCACGTACCTTACAAAAACCAAAACGCAGTGGTGGTTTTCCAAAAGTTTTTCTTGGCGGCCTTCCAAGTAACGTGACAGAAACTGATCTTAGGTCCTTCTTTACTCGATTTGGGAAGGTTATGGAAGTTGTCATTATGTatgatcaagaaaaaaagaaatcgagag GATTTGGCTTTCTCAGTTTTGAGGATGAAGATGCTGTGGACCGATGCGTTGCGGAGCATTTTGTCAGCTTAAATGGAAAACAG GTTGAAATTAAACGTGCTGAACCACGAGATTCTTCAAGTAAAATGAATGATAGTCATCAAGGTCAGTGGGGTCCGCCTCAACAAGGTGGGCCACCAATGGGTATGGCTGGGAATATGGGACCTATGGGTGGTCCAAATGGTCAGATGGGTGGACCTATGATGGGTGGTCCTATGGGACCTCCTGGAAATATGATGCAACAATATCAAGGTTGGGGTACAAGTCCTCAGACTGGTGGATATGCTGGATATAGTACTCAGTATAATACTCAAGGATGGGGTGCACCACCAGGACCACCTCAACAACAGCAAATcccaccaccgccaccgcaTCAATGGGGTAGCAGTTATAATGTCCAGCCTGCAGCAGCAACTCAAGGTTATGGAAGTTATG GTGGGCCGGCGGCGGCCGCTTCAGGGGGCTACGGGCCCACGGCGGGTACTGGCGGGGCTGCGGGGGGCGGGCCCGGGGGTTCTTGGAACTCCTGGAACATGCCACAGAATGGGCCCCCTCCTGGGACCCAGCCACCACCCCAGCCCCCTCAACCCAACTCCTCGCAGCCCAACTCCAACTCGAACCCCTCTGGCCCGCAGG GTGATATGTATTCACGACAAACTACCGGCTCAGGTGCACCTGGAACTAGTAGCAGTTCGGCTAAAACACCGGATTACAGTGGCTATTCCGCATATGGTAATTATGCTGATACCACTTATCCTCAACAACGTTCATATACGGGAGGAGAAAGCAACCAAG
- the LOC127073024 gene encoding heterogeneous nuclear ribonucleoprotein 27C-like isoform X5 — translation MRVKTEMDDDEKGKLFVGGLSWETTQENLQRYFGRYGEVIDCVVMKNSESGRSRGFGFVTFSDPANVPLVLQNGPHQLDGRTIDPKPCNPRTLQKPKRSGGFPKVFLGGLPSNVTETDLRSFFTRFGKVMEVVIMYDQEKKKSRGFGFLSFEDEDAVDRCVAEHFVSLNGKQVEIKRAEPRDSSSKMNDSHQGQWGPPQQGGPPMGMAGNMGPMGGPNGQMGGPMMGGPMGPPGNMMQQYQGWGTSPQTGGYAGYSTQYNTQGWGAPPGPPQQQQIPPPPPHQWGSSYNVQPAAATQGYGSYGGPAAAASGGYGPTAGTGGAAGGGPGGSWNSWNMPQNGPPPGTQPPPQPPQPNSSQPNSNSNPSGPQGDMYSRQTTGSGAPGTSSSSAKTPDYSGYSAYGNYADTTYPQQRSYTGGESNQEKKKTKKAFRSMNT, via the exons ATGAGAGTGAAGACCGAAatggacgacgacgaaaaggg AAAACTGTTTGTTGGAGGATTGTCTTGGGAGACAACGCAAGAAAATCTGCAACGTTACTTCGGTCGTTATGGCGAAGTAATTGATTGTGTTGTTATGAAAAATAGTGAATCTGGACGAAGCCGTGGATTTGGATTCGTTACATTTAGCGATCCTGCTAATGTTCCTTTGGTTCTTCAAAATGGACCACATCAACTTGATGGACGTACG ATTGATCCAAAGCCATGTAATCCACGTACCTTACAAAAACCAAAACGCAGTGGTGGTTTTCCAAAAGTTTTTCTTGGCGGCCTTCCAAGTAACGTGACAGAAACTGATCTTAGGTCCTTCTTTACTCGATTTGGGAAGGTTATGGAAGTTGTCATTATGTatgatcaagaaaaaaagaaatcgagag GATTTGGCTTTCTCAGTTTTGAGGATGAAGATGCTGTGGACCGATGCGTTGCGGAGCATTTTGTCAGCTTAAATGGAAAACAG GTTGAAATTAAACGTGCTGAACCACGAGATTCTTCAAGTAAAATGAATGATAGTCATCAAGGTCAGTGGGGTCCGCCTCAACAAGGTGGGCCACCAATGGGTATGGCTGGGAATATGGGACCTATGGGTGGTCCAAATGGTCAGATGGGTGGACCTATGATGGGTGGTCCTATGGGACCTCCTGGAAATATGATGCAACAATATCAAGGTTGGGGTACAAGTCCTCAGACTGGTGGATATGCTGGATATAGTACTCAGTATAATACTCAAGGATGGGGTGCACCACCAGGACCACCTCAACAACAGCAAATcccaccaccgccaccgcaTCAATGGGGTAGCAGTTATAATGTCCAGCCTGCAGCAGCAACTCAAGGTTATGGAAGTTATG GTGGGCCGGCGGCGGCCGCTTCAGGGGGCTACGGGCCCACGGCGGGTACTGGCGGGGCTGCGGGGGGCGGGCCCGGGGGTTCTTGGAACTCCTGGAACATGCCACAGAATGGGCCCCCTCCTGGGACCCAGCCACCACCCCAGCCCCCTCAACCCAACTCCTCGCAGCCCAACTCCAACTCGAACCCCTCTGGCCCGCAGG GTGATATGTATTCACGACAAACTACCGGCTCAGGTGCACCTGGAACTAGTAGCAGTTCGGCTAAAACACCGGATTACAGTGGCTATTCCGCATATGGTAATTATGCTGATACCACTTATCCTCAACAACGTTCATATACGGGAGGAGAAAGCAACCAAG aaaagaagaaaacaaaaaaagcatTTCGCAGTATGAATACATAA
- the LOC127073024 gene encoding heterogeneous nuclear ribonucleoprotein 27C-like isoform X2: protein MRVKTEMDDDEKGKLFVGGLSWETTQENLQRYFGRYGEVIDCVVMKNSESGRSRGFGFVTFSDPANVPLVLQNGPHQLDGRTIDPKPCNPRTLQKPKRSGGFPKVFLGGLPSNVTETDLRSFFTRFGKVMEVVIMYDQEKKKSRGFGFLSFEDEDAVDRCVAEHFVSLNGKQVEIKRAEPRDSSSKMNDSHQGQWGPPQQGGPPMGMAGNMGPMGGPNGQMGGPMMGGPMGPPGNMMQQYQGWGTSPQTGGYAGYSTQYNTQGWGAPPGPPQQQQIPPPPPHQWGSSYNVQPAAATQGYGSYGGPAAAASGGYGPTAGTGGAAGGGPGGSWNSWNMPQNGPPPGTQPPPQPPQPNSSQPNSNSNPSGPQGDMYSRQTTGSGAPGTSSSSAKTPDYSGYSAYGNYADTTYPQQRSYTGGESNQESISLSVHRQRRRHRQPSINKSTLYLQAKLDRV, encoded by the exons ATGAGAGTGAAGACCGAAatggacgacgacgaaaaggg AAAACTGTTTGTTGGAGGATTGTCTTGGGAGACAACGCAAGAAAATCTGCAACGTTACTTCGGTCGTTATGGCGAAGTAATTGATTGTGTTGTTATGAAAAATAGTGAATCTGGACGAAGCCGTGGATTTGGATTCGTTACATTTAGCGATCCTGCTAATGTTCCTTTGGTTCTTCAAAATGGACCACATCAACTTGATGGACGTACG ATTGATCCAAAGCCATGTAATCCACGTACCTTACAAAAACCAAAACGCAGTGGTGGTTTTCCAAAAGTTTTTCTTGGCGGCCTTCCAAGTAACGTGACAGAAACTGATCTTAGGTCCTTCTTTACTCGATTTGGGAAGGTTATGGAAGTTGTCATTATGTatgatcaagaaaaaaagaaatcgagag GATTTGGCTTTCTCAGTTTTGAGGATGAAGATGCTGTGGACCGATGCGTTGCGGAGCATTTTGTCAGCTTAAATGGAAAACAG GTTGAAATTAAACGTGCTGAACCACGAGATTCTTCAAGTAAAATGAATGATAGTCATCAAGGTCAGTGGGGTCCGCCTCAACAAGGTGGGCCACCAATGGGTATGGCTGGGAATATGGGACCTATGGGTGGTCCAAATGGTCAGATGGGTGGACCTATGATGGGTGGTCCTATGGGACCTCCTGGAAATATGATGCAACAATATCAAGGTTGGGGTACAAGTCCTCAGACTGGTGGATATGCTGGATATAGTACTCAGTATAATACTCAAGGATGGGGTGCACCACCAGGACCACCTCAACAACAGCAAATcccaccaccgccaccgcaTCAATGGGGTAGCAGTTATAATGTCCAGCCTGCAGCAGCAACTCAAGGTTATGGAAGTTATG GTGGGCCGGCGGCGGCCGCTTCAGGGGGCTACGGGCCCACGGCGGGTACTGGCGGGGCTGCGGGGGGCGGGCCCGGGGGTTCTTGGAACTCCTGGAACATGCCACAGAATGGGCCCCCTCCTGGGACCCAGCCACCACCCCAGCCCCCTCAACCCAACTCCTCGCAGCCCAACTCCAACTCGAACCCCTCTGGCCCGCAGG GTGATATGTATTCACGACAAACTACCGGCTCAGGTGCACCTGGAACTAGTAGCAGTTCGGCTAAAACACCGGATTACAGTGGCTATTCCGCATATGGTAATTATGCTGATACCACTTATCCTCAACAACGTTCATATACGGGAGGAGAAAGCAACCAAG
- the LOC127073024 gene encoding heterogeneous nuclear ribonucleoprotein 27C-like isoform X3, with the protein MRVKTEMDDDEKGKLFVGGLSWETTQENLQRYFGRYGEVIDCVVMKNSESGRSRGFGFVTFSDPANVPLVLQNGPHQLDGRTIDPKPCNPRTLQKPKRSGGFPKVFLGGLPSNVTETDLRSFFTRFGKVMEVVIMYDQEKKKSRGFGFLSFEDEDAVDRCVAEHFVSLNGKQVEIKRAEPRDSSSKMNDSHQGQWGPPQQGGPPMGMAGNMGPMGGPNGQMGGPMMGGPMGPPGNMMQQYQGWGTSPQTGGYAGYSTQYNTQGWGAPPGPPQQQQIPPPPPHQWGSSYNVQPAAATQGYGSYGGPAAAASGGYGPTAGTGGAAGGGPGGSWNSWNMPQNGPPPGTQPPPQPPQPNSSQPNSNSNPSGPQGDMYSRQTTGSGAPGTSSSSAKTPDYSGYSAYGNYADTTYPQQRSYTGGESNQGSLFPRRPVHFSDWMMRGLWT; encoded by the exons ATGAGAGTGAAGACCGAAatggacgacgacgaaaaggg AAAACTGTTTGTTGGAGGATTGTCTTGGGAGACAACGCAAGAAAATCTGCAACGTTACTTCGGTCGTTATGGCGAAGTAATTGATTGTGTTGTTATGAAAAATAGTGAATCTGGACGAAGCCGTGGATTTGGATTCGTTACATTTAGCGATCCTGCTAATGTTCCTTTGGTTCTTCAAAATGGACCACATCAACTTGATGGACGTACG ATTGATCCAAAGCCATGTAATCCACGTACCTTACAAAAACCAAAACGCAGTGGTGGTTTTCCAAAAGTTTTTCTTGGCGGCCTTCCAAGTAACGTGACAGAAACTGATCTTAGGTCCTTCTTTACTCGATTTGGGAAGGTTATGGAAGTTGTCATTATGTatgatcaagaaaaaaagaaatcgagag GATTTGGCTTTCTCAGTTTTGAGGATGAAGATGCTGTGGACCGATGCGTTGCGGAGCATTTTGTCAGCTTAAATGGAAAACAG GTTGAAATTAAACGTGCTGAACCACGAGATTCTTCAAGTAAAATGAATGATAGTCATCAAGGTCAGTGGGGTCCGCCTCAACAAGGTGGGCCACCAATGGGTATGGCTGGGAATATGGGACCTATGGGTGGTCCAAATGGTCAGATGGGTGGACCTATGATGGGTGGTCCTATGGGACCTCCTGGAAATATGATGCAACAATATCAAGGTTGGGGTACAAGTCCTCAGACTGGTGGATATGCTGGATATAGTACTCAGTATAATACTCAAGGATGGGGTGCACCACCAGGACCACCTCAACAACAGCAAATcccaccaccgccaccgcaTCAATGGGGTAGCAGTTATAATGTCCAGCCTGCAGCAGCAACTCAAGGTTATGGAAGTTATG GTGGGCCGGCGGCGGCCGCTTCAGGGGGCTACGGGCCCACGGCGGGTACTGGCGGGGCTGCGGGGGGCGGGCCCGGGGGTTCTTGGAACTCCTGGAACATGCCACAGAATGGGCCCCCTCCTGGGACCCAGCCACCACCCCAGCCCCCTCAACCCAACTCCTCGCAGCCCAACTCCAACTCGAACCCCTCTGGCCCGCAGG GTGATATGTATTCACGACAAACTACCGGCTCAGGTGCACCTGGAACTAGTAGCAGTTCGGCTAAAACACCGGATTACAGTGGCTATTCCGCATATGGTAATTATGCTGATACCACTTATCCTCAACAACGTTCATATACGGGAGGAGAAAGCAACCAAG
- the LOC127073024 gene encoding heterogeneous nuclear ribonucleoprotein 27C-like isoform X6, with translation MRVKTEMDDDEKGKLFVGGLSWETTQENLQRYFGRYGEVIDCVVMKNSESGRSRGFGFVTFSDPANVPLVLQNGPHQLDGRTIDPKPCNPRTLQKPKRSGGFPKVFLGGLPSNVTETDLRSFFTRFGKVMEVVIMYDQEKKKSRGFGFLSFEDEDAVDRCVAEHFVSLNGKQVEIKRAEPRDSSSKMNDSHQGQWGPPQQGGPPMGMAGNMGPMGGPNGQMGGPMMGGPMGPPGNMMQQYQGWGTSPQTGGYAGYSTQYNTQGWGAPPGPPQQQQIPPPPPHQWGSSYNVQPAAATQGYGSYGGPAAAASGGYGPTAGTGGAAGGGPGGSWNSWNMPQNGPPPGTQPPPQPPQPNSSQPNSNSNPSGPQGDMYSRQTTGSGAPGTSSSSAKTPDYSGYSAYGNYADTTYPQQRSYTGGESNQDTHIHPL, from the exons ATGAGAGTGAAGACCGAAatggacgacgacgaaaaggg AAAACTGTTTGTTGGAGGATTGTCTTGGGAGACAACGCAAGAAAATCTGCAACGTTACTTCGGTCGTTATGGCGAAGTAATTGATTGTGTTGTTATGAAAAATAGTGAATCTGGACGAAGCCGTGGATTTGGATTCGTTACATTTAGCGATCCTGCTAATGTTCCTTTGGTTCTTCAAAATGGACCACATCAACTTGATGGACGTACG ATTGATCCAAAGCCATGTAATCCACGTACCTTACAAAAACCAAAACGCAGTGGTGGTTTTCCAAAAGTTTTTCTTGGCGGCCTTCCAAGTAACGTGACAGAAACTGATCTTAGGTCCTTCTTTACTCGATTTGGGAAGGTTATGGAAGTTGTCATTATGTatgatcaagaaaaaaagaaatcgagag GATTTGGCTTTCTCAGTTTTGAGGATGAAGATGCTGTGGACCGATGCGTTGCGGAGCATTTTGTCAGCTTAAATGGAAAACAG GTTGAAATTAAACGTGCTGAACCACGAGATTCTTCAAGTAAAATGAATGATAGTCATCAAGGTCAGTGGGGTCCGCCTCAACAAGGTGGGCCACCAATGGGTATGGCTGGGAATATGGGACCTATGGGTGGTCCAAATGGTCAGATGGGTGGACCTATGATGGGTGGTCCTATGGGACCTCCTGGAAATATGATGCAACAATATCAAGGTTGGGGTACAAGTCCTCAGACTGGTGGATATGCTGGATATAGTACTCAGTATAATACTCAAGGATGGGGTGCACCACCAGGACCACCTCAACAACAGCAAATcccaccaccgccaccgcaTCAATGGGGTAGCAGTTATAATGTCCAGCCTGCAGCAGCAACTCAAGGTTATGGAAGTTATG GTGGGCCGGCGGCGGCCGCTTCAGGGGGCTACGGGCCCACGGCGGGTACTGGCGGGGCTGCGGGGGGCGGGCCCGGGGGTTCTTGGAACTCCTGGAACATGCCACAGAATGGGCCCCCTCCTGGGACCCAGCCACCACCCCAGCCCCCTCAACCCAACTCCTCGCAGCCCAACTCCAACTCGAACCCCTCTGGCCCGCAGG GTGATATGTATTCACGACAAACTACCGGCTCAGGTGCACCTGGAACTAGTAGCAGTTCGGCTAAAACACCGGATTACAGTGGCTATTCCGCATATGGTAATTATGCTGATACCACTTATCCTCAACAACGTTCATATACGGGAGGAGAAAGCAACCAAG
- the LOC127073024 gene encoding heterogeneous nuclear ribonucleoprotein 27C-like isoform X7 — translation MRVKTEMDDDEKGKLFVGGLSWETTQENLQRYFGRYGEVIDCVVMKNSESGRSRGFGFVTFSDPANVPLVLQNGPHQLDGRTIDPKPCNPRTLQKPKRSGGFPKVFLGGLPSNVTETDLRSFFTRFGKVMEVVIMYDQEKKKSRGFGFLSFEDEDAVDRCVAEHFVSLNGKQVEIKRAEPRDSSSKMNDSHQGQWGPPQQGGPPMGMAGNMGPMGGPNGQMGGPMMGGPMGPPGNMMQQYQGWGTSPQTGGYAGYSTQYNTQGWGAPPGPPQQQQIPPPPPHQWGSSYNVQPAAATQGYGSYGGPAAAASGGYGPTAGTGGAAGGGPGGSWNSWNMPQNGPPPGTQPPPQPPQPNSSQPNSNSNPSGPQGDMYSRQTTGSGAPGTSSSSAKTPDYSGYSAYGNYADTTYPQQRSYTGGESNQGY, via the exons ATGAGAGTGAAGACCGAAatggacgacgacgaaaaggg AAAACTGTTTGTTGGAGGATTGTCTTGGGAGACAACGCAAGAAAATCTGCAACGTTACTTCGGTCGTTATGGCGAAGTAATTGATTGTGTTGTTATGAAAAATAGTGAATCTGGACGAAGCCGTGGATTTGGATTCGTTACATTTAGCGATCCTGCTAATGTTCCTTTGGTTCTTCAAAATGGACCACATCAACTTGATGGACGTACG ATTGATCCAAAGCCATGTAATCCACGTACCTTACAAAAACCAAAACGCAGTGGTGGTTTTCCAAAAGTTTTTCTTGGCGGCCTTCCAAGTAACGTGACAGAAACTGATCTTAGGTCCTTCTTTACTCGATTTGGGAAGGTTATGGAAGTTGTCATTATGTatgatcaagaaaaaaagaaatcgagag GATTTGGCTTTCTCAGTTTTGAGGATGAAGATGCTGTGGACCGATGCGTTGCGGAGCATTTTGTCAGCTTAAATGGAAAACAG GTTGAAATTAAACGTGCTGAACCACGAGATTCTTCAAGTAAAATGAATGATAGTCATCAAGGTCAGTGGGGTCCGCCTCAACAAGGTGGGCCACCAATGGGTATGGCTGGGAATATGGGACCTATGGGTGGTCCAAATGGTCAGATGGGTGGACCTATGATGGGTGGTCCTATGGGACCTCCTGGAAATATGATGCAACAATATCAAGGTTGGGGTACAAGTCCTCAGACTGGTGGATATGCTGGATATAGTACTCAGTATAATACTCAAGGATGGGGTGCACCACCAGGACCACCTCAACAACAGCAAATcccaccaccgccaccgcaTCAATGGGGTAGCAGTTATAATGTCCAGCCTGCAGCAGCAACTCAAGGTTATGGAAGTTATG GTGGGCCGGCGGCGGCCGCTTCAGGGGGCTACGGGCCCACGGCGGGTACTGGCGGGGCTGCGGGGGGCGGGCCCGGGGGTTCTTGGAACTCCTGGAACATGCCACAGAATGGGCCCCCTCCTGGGACCCAGCCACCACCCCAGCCCCCTCAACCCAACTCCTCGCAGCCCAACTCCAACTCGAACCCCTCTGGCCCGCAGG GTGATATGTATTCACGACAAACTACCGGCTCAGGTGCACCTGGAACTAGTAGCAGTTCGGCTAAAACACCGGATTACAGTGGCTATTCCGCATATGGTAATTATGCTGATACCACTTATCCTCAACAACGTTCATATACGGGAGGAGAAAGCAACCAAG